From a region of the Geothrix sp. 21YS21S-2 genome:
- a CDS encoding deoxyhypusine synthase family protein → MPSTATFTPGPVGSFIKHHFRHFNAAAMVDAAEGYRTHLLEGGKMMVSLAGAMSTAELGLSLAEMIRQDKVHLITCTGANLEEDVFNLVAHDYYERVPHYRDLTPADEKALLDRHMNRVTDTCIPEMEAMRRIEKAILKEWTGADAAGERHFPHEFLYRLLRSGALEEHYQIDVKNSWMIAACEKNLPIVVPGWEDSTLGNMYAAAVIRGDVKNVHTVRTGIEYMTWLARFYQDVTKDCTLGMFQIGGGIAGDFPICVVPMLHQDLELEAPLWGYFCQISDSTTSYGSYSGAVPNEKITWGKLGADTPKFIVESDATIVAPLMFAYLLGW, encoded by the coding sequence ATGCCGAGCACCGCCACGTTCACCCCCGGTCCCGTGGGTTCGTTCATCAAGCACCATTTCCGCCACTTCAACGCGGCGGCCATGGTCGACGCGGCCGAAGGGTACCGCACCCACCTCCTGGAAGGCGGAAAGATGATGGTGAGCCTGGCGGGGGCCATGAGCACGGCCGAGCTGGGTCTGAGCCTCGCCGAGATGATCCGCCAGGACAAGGTGCACCTCATCACCTGCACCGGCGCCAACCTGGAGGAGGACGTCTTCAACCTGGTGGCCCACGACTACTACGAGCGCGTGCCCCACTACCGGGACCTCACCCCCGCGGACGAGAAGGCCCTCCTGGACCGCCACATGAACCGGGTCACGGACACCTGCATCCCCGAGATGGAGGCCATGCGCCGCATCGAGAAGGCCATCCTCAAGGAGTGGACGGGGGCCGACGCGGCCGGGGAACGCCATTTCCCGCACGAGTTCCTCTACCGCCTCCTGCGCAGCGGCGCCCTCGAGGAGCACTACCAGATCGACGTGAAGAACAGCTGGATGATCGCCGCCTGCGAGAAGAACCTCCCGATCGTCGTTCCCGGCTGGGAGGACAGCACCCTGGGCAACATGTACGCCGCCGCCGTGATCCGCGGGGACGTGAAGAACGTCCACACGGTCCGCACCGGCATCGAGTACATGACCTGGCTGGCCCGCTTCTACCAGGACGTCACGAAGGACTGCACCCTGGGCATGTTCCAGATCGGCGGCGGCATCGCGGGGGACTTCCCCATCTGCGTGGTGCCCATGCTCCACCAGGACCTGGAGCTGGAGGCGCCGCTCTGGGGCTACTTCTGCCAGATCAGCGACTCCACCACCAGCTACGGCTCCTACTCGGGCGCCGTGCCCAACGAGAAGATCACCTGGGGCAAGCTGGGGGCGGACACCCCCAAGTTCATCGTGGAGAGCGACGCGACCATCGTGGCGCCCTTGATGTTCGCCTATCTGTTGGGGTGGTAG
- a CDS encoding dihydrolipoamide acetyltransferase family protein: MAFDVVMPQMGESIAEATILKWHRQPGEAIGKDETLYEISTDKVDAEIPAPIAGTLLEILVDVNVTVPVGTVVARIGAAGEKPAAGGSEPKAAPAAAPQAAAAQAAPAPAAPAAPAEDTLEGRLRTRSSPLVRRMAQDHGVDLTAVPGSGMMGRVTKQDMEAFLTAKPAAPVAAAPKAAPAPAAPSVPAFAPGERVRVEPMTRMRKIISDNMVLSKHTSAHVYTVFEIDMSNVSRLRARHKQAFEAAYGTKLSYMPFAMMAAAKALRAYPVVNASVDGDSIVYKQDVHLGIAVALDWGLIVPVVKNADQLNLGGLALALNDLAGRARSKQLKPDEISGGTFTITNPGVFGDTFGLPVINQPQVAIMGMGAVKKRPVVVTDDLGQDVLAIREVMFSALSFDHRIIDGSTADLFMAAVKKELETSDFGLA, from the coding sequence ATGGCTTTCGACGTCGTCATGCCCCAGATGGGGGAATCCATCGCCGAGGCAACGATCCTGAAGTGGCACCGGCAGCCGGGTGAGGCCATCGGCAAGGACGAGACCCTCTACGAGATCTCGACGGACAAGGTGGACGCCGAGATCCCCGCCCCCATCGCCGGCACCCTGCTGGAGATCCTCGTGGACGTGAACGTCACCGTCCCCGTGGGCACCGTGGTGGCGCGCATCGGGGCCGCCGGGGAGAAGCCCGCCGCCGGCGGGTCCGAGCCCAAGGCCGCTCCGGCAGCGGCGCCCCAGGCCGCCGCTGCGCAAGCCGCCCCGGCCCCCGCCGCCCCCGCGGCCCCGGCCGAAGACACCCTCGAGGGCCGCCTGCGGACCCGGTCCAGCCCACTGGTGCGCCGCATGGCGCAGGACCACGGCGTGGACCTGACCGCCGTGCCGGGGTCGGGCATGATGGGCCGGGTCACCAAGCAGGACATGGAGGCCTTCCTGACCGCCAAGCCCGCCGCCCCCGTGGCCGCCGCACCCAAGGCCGCCCCCGCCCCGGCCGCGCCCTCCGTCCCCGCCTTCGCCCCCGGCGAGCGGGTCCGGGTCGAGCCCATGACCCGCATGCGCAAGATCATAAGCGACAACATGGTCCTCTCGAAGCACACCAGCGCCCACGTGTACACCGTGTTCGAGATCGACATGTCCAACGTGTCCAGACTGCGCGCCAGGCACAAGCAGGCCTTCGAGGCCGCCTACGGCACGAAGCTGAGCTACATGCCCTTCGCCATGATGGCCGCCGCCAAGGCCCTCCGGGCCTATCCGGTGGTCAACGCCAGCGTCGACGGGGATTCCATCGTCTACAAGCAGGACGTGCACCTGGGCATCGCCGTGGCCCTGGACTGGGGCCTCATCGTCCCCGTTGTGAAGAACGCCGACCAGCTGAACCTGGGCGGCCTGGCCCTGGCCCTCAACGACCTGGCCGGCCGCGCCCGCTCCAAGCAGCTCAAGCCCGACGAGATCTCCGGTGGGACCTTCACCATCACCAACCCCGGCGTCTTCGGCGACACCTTCGGCCTGCCCGTGATCAACCAGCCCCAGGTGGCCATCATGGGCATGGGCGCCGTGAAGAAGCGCCCCGTGGTCGTGACCGACGACCTGGGCCAGGACGTCCTGGCCATCCGCGAAGTGATGTTCAGCGCCCTCAGCTTCGACCACCGCATCATCGACGGCTCCACCGCCGACCTGTTCATGGCCGCGGTCAAGAAGGAACTGGAGACCTCGGACTTCGGCCTGGCCTAG
- a CDS encoding amino acid permease — MADRPKSQYFARKPLALLLEEMKGENRLRRVLGPVQLSALGIGAIIGAGIFVVTGEAAHNVAGPALMLSYVIAGITCIFAALCYAEFAAMVPVAGSAYTYAYATMGELFAWIIGWDLILEYCVSSATVATGWSGYFQDSISKLGIHIPHLLTESPWKYDVTTGLMVRTGSLLNLPAVLIILVITAVLVKGIQESASFNATMVAIKITAVLFVIGVGSFFVLKSNWHPFAPFGWTGISFFGHAVAGHADPSGKPLGMLAGAAIIFFAYIGFDSVSTHTEEAKNPQRDVPIGIMASLVVCTFLYIGVVAVLTGMVRFDQLDVNAPVSMAFKQRGLGWAEGIIATAGVAGITSVLLVMMLSGPRVFLSMARDGLLPKGVFGDVHPKYRTPWKSTILIGAFVAIMAGLLPIGVLLQLTNIGTLFAFVIVCGAVLIMRRKYPETERPFRCPWVPVVPILGIASCLMLMFSLPVANWWRMFTWLAFGMVIYFAYGRKHSVMKHYLAGDGDTTHV, encoded by the coding sequence ATGGCGGATCGACCCAAGTCCCAGTACTTCGCGCGCAAACCCTTGGCGCTTCTGCTGGAGGAGATGAAAGGGGAGAACCGCCTGCGGCGCGTCCTCGGGCCCGTCCAGCTCTCCGCGCTGGGGATCGGGGCGATCATCGGCGCGGGGATCTTCGTGGTCACGGGGGAGGCCGCCCACAACGTGGCCGGTCCGGCCCTGATGCTCTCCTACGTCATCGCGGGGATCACCTGCATCTTCGCGGCCCTCTGCTACGCGGAGTTCGCGGCCATGGTGCCGGTGGCAGGCTCGGCCTACACCTACGCCTACGCGACCATGGGCGAGCTGTTCGCCTGGATCATCGGCTGGGACCTCATCCTGGAGTACTGCGTGTCCTCGGCCACGGTGGCCACGGGGTGGTCGGGCTACTTCCAGGACTCCATCTCCAAGCTGGGCATCCACATCCCCCACCTGCTCACGGAGTCCCCCTGGAAGTACGACGTGACCACGGGCCTGATGGTGCGCACCGGCTCCCTCCTCAACCTCCCGGCGGTCCTCATCATCCTCGTGATCACGGCGGTGCTGGTCAAGGGGATCCAGGAGAGCGCCTCGTTCAACGCCACCATGGTGGCCATCAAGATCACCGCCGTCCTCTTCGTCATCGGCGTCGGCTCCTTCTTCGTGCTCAAGAGCAACTGGCACCCCTTCGCCCCCTTCGGGTGGACCGGCATCAGCTTTTTCGGCCACGCCGTGGCCGGGCACGCCGACCCCAGCGGCAAGCCCCTGGGCATGCTCGCCGGCGCCGCCATCATCTTCTTCGCCTACATCGGCTTCGATTCCGTATCCACCCACACCGAGGAGGCCAAGAACCCCCAGCGGGACGTGCCCATCGGCATCATGGCCTCCCTGGTGGTCTGCACCTTCCTCTACATCGGCGTGGTGGCGGTGCTCACGGGCATGGTCCGGTTCGACCAGCTCGACGTGAACGCCCCGGTTTCCATGGCCTTCAAGCAGCGGGGCCTGGGCTGGGCCGAAGGGATCATCGCCACCGCCGGCGTGGCGGGCATCACCTCCGTGCTGCTGGTGATGATGCTCAGCGGCCCGCGGGTCTTCCTGTCCATGGCCCGGGACGGCCTCCTGCCCAAGGGCGTGTTCGGGGACGTGCACCCGAAATACCGGACGCCCTGGAAGTCGACCATTCTCATCGGGGCTTTCGTGGCCATCATGGCCGGCCTGCTGCCCATCGGGGTCCTGCTCCAGCTGACCAACATCGGCACCCTGTTCGCCTTCGTGATCGTGTGCGGGGCCGTGCTGATCATGCGCAGGAAGTACCCCGAGACGGAGCGGCCCTTCCGGTGCCCCTGGGTGCCCGTGGTCCCCATCCTGGGCATCGCCTCCTGCCTCATGCTGATGTTCTCCCTGCCCGTGGCCAACTGGTGGCGGATGTTCACCTGGCTGGCCTTCGGGATGGTGATCTACTTCGCCTACGGCCGGAAGCACAGCGTCATGAAGCACTACCTGGCGGGCGACGGGGACACGACCCACGTCTGA
- a CDS encoding amino acid permease encodes MDPTVPAVPRRSRLFSRKPLAALLEEAKGEDRLRRVLGPVHLTALGIGAVIGAGIFVATGAAARNVAGPALMLSYAVAALTCVFAALCYAEFAAMVPVAGSAYTYAYATLGELFAWIIGWDLILEYGVSSAAVATGWSAYAQGLLAKAGLGLPPALVESPWRYDAASGALVGTGALLNLPAVLVVAAVTLILVKGIQETSRLNTAMVAVKVAAVVFVIAVGLFFVSSANWRPFAPYGWTGLCFFGHTVAGQVDPGGKPVGMLAGAAIIFFAYIGFDAVSTHTEEARNPRRDIPVGIVASLAVCTLLYIALVAVLTGMVRFDQLDISAPVSLAFKARGLGWAEGLIAVAGVAGITSVLLVMMLSGPRVFLAMARDGLLPRKVFGVVHPRYRTPWKSTVLTGACVATLAGLLPIDVLLHLTNIGTLLAFVIVCAAVLIMRRSHPGAERPFRCPWVPVVPVLGILSCLLLMFSLPAANWWRLGGWLALGILVYFLYGRHHSVLGRGSDARPS; translated from the coding sequence ATGGATCCTACTGTTCCGGCGGTTCCCCGCCGTTCCCGGCTGTTCTCCCGCAAACCCCTTGCGGCCCTCCTGGAGGAGGCCAAGGGGGAGGACCGGCTCAGGCGGGTCCTGGGCCCGGTCCACCTCACGGCCCTGGGCATCGGGGCCGTCATCGGGGCGGGCATCTTCGTGGCCACCGGGGCCGCGGCGCGCAACGTCGCGGGCCCGGCGCTGATGCTCTCCTACGCCGTGGCGGCGTTGACCTGCGTGTTCGCGGCGCTCTGCTACGCGGAATTCGCCGCGATGGTGCCGGTGGCGGGCTCGGCCTACACCTACGCCTACGCCACCCTGGGCGAGCTCTTCGCATGGATCATCGGCTGGGACCTGATCCTCGAATACGGGGTGTCCAGCGCCGCGGTGGCCACCGGCTGGTCCGCCTACGCCCAGGGTCTCCTCGCCAAGGCCGGGCTGGGCCTGCCGCCGGCCCTGGTGGAATCGCCGTGGCGCTACGACGCGGCCTCGGGGGCCCTGGTGGGCACGGGGGCCCTCCTGAACCTGCCCGCGGTCCTCGTGGTGGCCGCGGTCACCCTCATCCTGGTGAAGGGCATCCAGGAGACGTCAAGGCTGAACACCGCCATGGTGGCCGTGAAGGTGGCCGCGGTGGTCTTCGTCATCGCCGTGGGGCTCTTCTTCGTGAGCTCCGCCAACTGGCGGCCCTTCGCCCCCTACGGCTGGACGGGCCTGTGCTTTTTCGGCCACACCGTGGCCGGGCAGGTGGACCCGGGCGGCAAGCCCGTGGGGATGCTGGCCGGCGCGGCCATCATCTTCTTCGCCTACATCGGGTTCGATGCGGTGTCCACCCACACGGAGGAGGCCAGGAATCCCCGGCGGGACATCCCGGTGGGCATCGTGGCCTCGCTGGCCGTTTGCACCCTCCTGTACATCGCCCTGGTGGCGGTGCTCACCGGCATGGTGCGGTTCGACCAGCTGGACATCAGCGCGCCCGTGTCCCTGGCCTTCAAGGCGAGGGGCCTGGGCTGGGCCGAGGGGCTCATCGCCGTGGCGGGGGTGGCCGGCATCACGTCGGTGCTCCTGGTGATGATGCTCAGCGGCCCCCGGGTCTTCCTGGCCATGGCCCGGGACGGGCTCCTGCCCCGAAAGGTGTTCGGGGTCGTGCATCCGCGCTACCGCACCCCCTGGAAGTCCACCGTCCTCACCGGCGCCTGCGTGGCCACCCTGGCCGGGCTGCTGCCCATCGACGTGCTGCTCCACCTCACCAACATCGGGACGCTCCTGGCCTTCGTGATCGTCTGCGCCGCGGTCCTCATCATGCGCAGGTCCCACCCCGGGGCCGAGCGCCCCTTCCGGTGCCCGTGGGTGCCGGTGGTGCCCGTCCTGGGCATCCTCTCCTGCCTCCTCCTGATGTTCTCCCTGCCGGCGGCCAACTGGTGGCGGCTCGGGGGCTGGCTGGCCCTGGGGATCCTGGTCTATTTCCTGTACGGCCGCCACCACAGCGTGCTGGGGAGGGGATCCGATGCACGCCCTTCATGA
- a CDS encoding ComF family protein — protein sequence MHALHEVIRCRGCLGAMDDRAQAGLCGRCWSLLTRLPEERCPLCALGHGWGEGCPDPVAWTWGEALWDYHGGLGALLVPAIKRGELGWMDALLGRAGRVPLPGWTAGFSLVCNAPTARLRRWYRGFDLAERAAWMFAGRLGTPCRQVLRKPLYTRAQAGLPQGRRRRMGPHVTLEPGASVEGEAVLLVDDVWTTGTTLLRCAQALGAAGARDVAVLALFRAGKRGGR from the coding sequence ATGCACGCCCTTCATGAGGTCATCCGCTGCCGGGGCTGCCTGGGGGCCATGGACGACCGCGCCCAGGCGGGCCTGTGCGGCCGGTGCTGGAGCCTGCTCACCCGCCTTCCGGAGGAACGCTGCCCCCTTTGCGCCCTGGGGCACGGCTGGGGCGAGGGCTGCCCGGATCCCGTGGCCTGGACCTGGGGGGAGGCCCTCTGGGACTATCACGGCGGGCTGGGGGCCCTCCTGGTGCCCGCCATCAAGCGGGGGGAACTGGGGTGGATGGACGCGCTTCTCGGGCGGGCGGGGCGGGTGCCCCTGCCGGGCTGGACCGCGGGGTTCAGCCTGGTGTGCAATGCGCCCACCGCCCGGTTGCGGCGCTGGTACCGGGGCTTCGACCTGGCCGAGCGCGCCGCGTGGATGTTCGCCGGACGCCTGGGCACCCCCTGCCGCCAGGTGCTCCGCAAGCCGCTCTACACCCGCGCCCAGGCCGGCCTGCCCCAGGGCCGGCGGCGGCGCATGGGTCCCCACGTGACCCTGGAGCCCGGAGCGTCGGTGGAGGGGGAGGCCGTGCTCCTGGTGGACGACGTCTGGACCACCGGAACGACCCTGCTCAGGTGCGCCCAGGCCCTGGGGGCCGCAGGGGCCCGGGACGTGGCGGTCCTGGCGCTCTTCCGGGCCGGGAAGCGGGGAGGCCGCTAG